GAACTCTCGCTACCCAATCAAGCGACAACCAGTTATTGCGCCTCAGGCGGGGCGAATATGTACACTCCTAACAAGTGCAGCGGAGTCGAAGAAGGGGTCTTCTATCACAACAGCAAACGAGCCTTTCGCGATTTCACCGATGGTTCGTCCAATTCGATTGTGGTCGGCGAAGTCGTGTGGCGCGTCACGCCGTATATGTCGGGCAACGCGGCTCGCAACTTACAGCATTACTACGGTGGACAAGTGACCGTGCCGTGGTATCACAACGGCGATCCTTGCGGCGTCGGTTCTGACGATAACACCTATCGTCGAACGTTTGCGATCATTCGCAACGCCGGCTATCCCATGAACGTCTATCACGCGGCGGCCGATACGTACTATGACAACGCTCACCATGCGTTCGGCAGTCACCATCCCGGTGGTGCGCACTTTTTATTCGGCGACGCATCCGTTCACTTTTTGAGCGAGCATATCGACTCGAAGACCGACCGCACCTGGTGGCCGAATGTCACCGACGGTCAGGATGATCCTTCTCGGTTTACCGGGGTTTATCAAGCGCTGAACGTGATCAACGATGGCAACGTCGTGGCGATCCCCTAACGTACCAGACGCATGCCGTTCGAGATCCTCGACGGAAAATGCAAACTTGACTTTGCCCGCGTCCCAGGTTTCCTTCATTTTTCCGTTTGGAGATCGTCTCCAGGGGTAGTTTCGTCATGACGCGCTACGACTTGTTGCTGATATTTTTGTTTCTGCTGACGACAATCGGTTGCAGCCCTGATGGTCCTCCGATTGCTGAGGTCGCAGGGCAAGTTCTGCTGGATGGAAAACCGCTTCCGGAAGCGGAAGTCACATTTCAGCCGGTTTCCGGTCGCCCCTCTGTCGGAACCACCGATCTCGATGGTCATTTCGAGGTTCACTATTCGGCGACACGAAAGGGAGCGCTGGTTGGTGATCACAGCGTTCGCATTTCAACCTATCAAGCGCCGCACCCCATCGGTCCCAATGGGGAAATGTCATCGTTGAAAAAAGAAGTCGTTCCGCATCGCTACAATCGTGATACCGAACTGACTCAGACGGTCGAATCGTGGGGCAACAATTTCGTATTTGAGTTACGGTCTAAGTAACGGCGATCGCCGTTTTCATGCGCGCTTCTGTTTCGATTCGTCACGACGGCATCGCCTGGGAACGCCCACAGGCGAAGTTGAATCCTGTGGCGCAAGAAAACAGACACTCATCAGGTGGCGTATCGGACCCCTAAAAAGCGTTTGCAAACCGAGGTAAAATTTATATAATTATTCAAAACGTTATTCGATTGTTTGCTTGGCGGTCGCCGACGTTCTTCTCATTCGCGTCTTCTTTCTTATCTTTTGTCGAAAGTCTGGTTCTATGAGATCGAAATCCGGATTTACGTTGGTCGAACTGCTGGTGGTCATCGCGATCATCGGCGTCCTGATCGCCTTGTTGTTGCCGGCGGTACAGCAAGCTCGTGAAGCGGCGCGTCGCATGAGTTGCACCAACAATATGAAGCAGATCGGACTCTCGCTACATAACGTGCATGATGTCCATGGTCGCTTCCCACCGGGAAGTCTCTCCCTAGATGGAACGCGTTGGGGGAACAAAGAATGGCCCAATTTTCTGCACTTCTGTCTGCCGTATCTCGAGCAGACGGCTTACCACGATCGATTGAACGATTATCAGAACGCAATGGCGTGGAACGTCAGCTCCTCGCATGCGCAGTGGGGACCGTTGCATGATCTGCCGATCGACGGATTGACCTGTCCCAGCGCCATCGGCGGTTCGACGAAGGAAGTCAAAGGTGGGCTCCGCTTGGCCGCGACCAACTACCTGGGAATTTTTTCTGGCCTGAATGACGGCCAGTCTGCCGCCGACACAGATGCGCAGCAGCGTGGACTGTTCGCCATGACGACCGAGAAAAAAGCCCGCCGCATGGCCGACGTGACGGATGGACTGAGCAATACGATTGTGGTCGCGGAATATATCACCGGTACGCAAACTGACGTTCGGGGTTGTTTTATCACTGCTCGAGCCGGTTGCCAGTTTCTGCAAGCGAAAAATACGCCCAACTCATCGGCGCCGGATGAACTCTATAGCTATGCGTCTCCCAAGTTTTGTCCCGACAACGATCCCTTTTGCACGGCGGTCGCCAACAACGATACGAATCACGCTTCATCGCGCAGTCGACATCCTTCTGGCGTCAACGTATTGAACGGCGACGGCAGCGTGCACTTTGTCTCTGAGAGCGTCGCGCTGACCATTTGGCAGTCGTCCGCTTGGATTAGCGATGGCGAGGTCGTTCCTGGTTCGCTTTAAATGGCTGTCCAACTTCCTTGTTCCAGGTCGACTCTTGTCAAAGGCGATTCACTGATGGCGAATTTTCCCCACCACTATTGGCGCATAGTTTTGTTGCTTGTTCTGACAGGTTGCGGTCGCGGTTACAACGGACCGGAGCGAGCCAGCATATCAGGCCGCATTTCCCTGGACGGTCAAGCGATCGAAACCGGCACGATTGAGTTTCTACCGACCGCCGAAACCGCTGGTCCCACTGCCGGCGCAAAGATCAGCGGCGGCCTTTACGAAATCGCCGAGAAGCAGGGACCGGTGTTGGGCAGGTATCAGGTGCGGATTCATGCTCATGGTAAGACGGGACGAAAGATCTCGCCCGGTTCGCTGGAAGCGGCAGGAACGATGATCGACGAAATCGGCGAAATAATCCCCAGCAAGTTCAACGAAAAGACGACGCTTGAGCGGGATGTAGTTGCCGGAAAGAACCAGATCGATTTTGAGCTAAATTCGAATTAAGGGGCCGTGCTAACGAGATCGACAGCGCGGCGAATTGCGCTGAAAGTGCGTGCTAATCGTGGCAATTTGCGCGGCGTGCGATTATATTGCGCTGCAGACCCCCGAAAGCACGCTCTGTGCTGCGTAATCCGTACGACGCTCCGAATCTGAGATCTCCGCATGAACCCCACCCGCATCAGCCGGCGCAACGCGCTCGGAATTCTTGGTCTCACCGCCGCTGGCGTCTCCACCGCGTTCGCCGCGCAGCCCAAACCAAAACGTATTCTGCTTCGCTCGTCATGGCAGACGATCAACATCGGCGACATCGCCCATACGCCTGGCGTGTTGCGATTGTTGGCGGAATACTTGCCAGAGACCGAGGTGACGCTGTGGCCCAGCAAGGTCGACAACGGCGTTGACAAACTGCTGTTAGCCAACTTCCCTAACCTGCAGATCGCGCAAGGTAAGCAGGCGCTGAACGCGGCGTTCGAGGATTGCGATTTTCTCTTGCACGGTTCGGGCGCATCACTCGTCGCCGAACGGGACGTATTACGCTGGTCGAAAGCAACGCAAAAGCCGTACGGCATTTATGGAATTACCTTCCCACCGAAGAAATCGTGGAAGACCGAACCGACGAGCGACCAGGAATTGGCCGAATCCGTCCGCGTGTTGAATGGGGCGCAGTTCGTTTACTTCCGCGACTCCCGCTCGTTGGCGTTCGCCAAAGAGAAAGGTTGTAAAGCGCCGATCATGCAGTTCGGTCCTGACGGCGCGTTCGCGTGCGACCTGCGCGACGACGACAAAGCCGCCGCGTTTATGAAGAAACAGGGGCTCGAAACCGGCAAGTTCCTTTGCTGCATTCCACGACTCCGCTACACGCCATCCTGGATCTACAAAAAGACCGCCGTGGATCCTGCCAAGCACGCGCGCAATGAGGAAATGAAAGAGCACGATCACGCTCCGCTGCGTGACGCGATCGTCGAAGTCATCAAAACCACTGACATGAAGATCCTGATCTGTCCCGAAGATCAGACGCAGATGCAAATCGGCAAAGAGATGCTGCTCGACAAGTTGCCGGCCGATGTTCTTTCGCGCGTCGTCTGGCGCCCCAATTATTGGCTCACCGGCGAAGCGGTCAGCACCTACATCCGCAGCGCGGGTCTGTTCGGCAACGAGATGCACTCTCCGATCATGTGCATCGGCCACGGCGTGCCGGCCGTCGTTTGTCGCTGGAAAGAACAGACGACCAAAGGCTACATGTGGGAAGACATCGGGCTCGGCGATTGGTTGTTCGACATGGACGACCCAGCCAGCGTGGCGAAGATCGTGCCGACGGTGGTCAAGATCGCCAAAGATCCGGCGAAGGCTCAGCAAACAGCGGTCGCCGCTCAGAAGCGTGTCGAGAAGCTACAGGCCGAATCGATGGCCGTTTTGAAACGTGAGCTGGCTCAGGCATAACGCGAACACGAGCCCGCTGCGCGAGCGAGGGAATGTGGTCGGCCATTCGAATCATTAGCGCATTACCAAGCGAATTCCCTTGGCTCGCGCCGCGGGCTAATGTCTAAGCTGGATCGGCCGTTCGTTTACAGAATGGGCAACGATCGCCATTCGGAAATTCTTCGGCGTCATCTTCTTCGTCGCTGCGCAGCGCTGACGTTTCGCGATGGCCGCAGTCGGGGCACTTGTGCTCCCAACTGTGGATTTCCAGCTCGTCGTTTTGAAAGTGGTTGTAAGTGCAAGTCATCGTGTCTGACTTGCACTTGGGGCAACCGCCGATCGTTTGACGATCGCGTGACATAATAAGTTGCTGCTTTCTTAGAAGCCGCGGGCTGCACAAATATCGTCGAAGTCACGCAGGTGATAATCGACGCCGGCGAAGTCGAGCGTTCGACAAAGGCCGCGAAGTGCGACGCCCATGCCGTCTGGCCCGCTGAAGCCGCCGAACTGTCCGCCACCTTTGACGTGCGGTTCAAGATCGAGGAAGACGCCGGGGATGCCGCGCTTCTGCAACTTCTTCTCGAGCTTCGGAATCATCGCGCCAAAATCGCGCA
The nucleotide sequence above comes from Blastopirellula sp. J2-11. Encoded proteins:
- a CDS encoding DUF4198 domain-containing protein, whose product is MTRYDLLLIFLFLLTTIGCSPDGPPIAEVAGQVLLDGKPLPEAEVTFQPVSGRPSVGTTDLDGHFEVHYSATRKGALVGDHSVRISTYQAPHPIGPNGEMSSLKKEVVPHRYNRDTELTQTVESWGNNFVFELRSK
- a CDS encoding DUF1559 domain-containing protein, which codes for MKPKQAGFTLVELLVVIAIIGVLIALLLPAVQQAREAARRLTCRSQLKNFGLALHNYHDVHGTLPPGLTASANGGWSWGAMLLPFIEQSNIHDAIDFKLSPSNGSNATAILSTIPIANCPSDQAPKTNDELSLPNQATTSYCASGGANMYTPNKCSGVEEGVFYHNSKRAFRDFTDGSSNSIVVGEVVWRVTPYMSGNAARNLQHYYGGQVTVPWYHNGDPCGVGSDDNTYRRTFAIIRNAGYPMNVYHAAADTYYDNAHHAFGSHHPGGAHFLFGDASVHFLSEHIDSKTDRTWWPNVTDGQDDPSRFTGVYQALNVINDGNVVAIP
- a CDS encoding polysaccharide pyruvyl transferase family protein, whose protein sequence is MNPTRISRRNALGILGLTAAGVSTAFAAQPKPKRILLRSSWQTINIGDIAHTPGVLRLLAEYLPETEVTLWPSKVDNGVDKLLLANFPNLQIAQGKQALNAAFEDCDFLLHGSGASLVAERDVLRWSKATQKPYGIYGITFPPKKSWKTEPTSDQELAESVRVLNGAQFVYFRDSRSLAFAKEKGCKAPIMQFGPDGAFACDLRDDDKAAAFMKKQGLETGKFLCCIPRLRYTPSWIYKKTAVDPAKHARNEEMKEHDHAPLRDAIVEVIKTTDMKILICPEDQTQMQIGKEMLLDKLPADVLSRVVWRPNYWLTGEAVSTYIRSAGLFGNEMHSPIMCIGHGVPAVVCRWKEQTTKGYMWEDIGLGDWLFDMDDPASVAKIVPTVVKIAKDPAKAQQTAVAAQKRVEKLQAESMAVLKRELAQA
- a CDS encoding DUF1559 domain-containing protein, encoding MRSKSGFTLVELLVVIAIIGVLIALLLPAVQQAREAARRMSCTNNMKQIGLSLHNVHDVHGRFPPGSLSLDGTRWGNKEWPNFLHFCLPYLEQTAYHDRLNDYQNAMAWNVSSSHAQWGPLHDLPIDGLTCPSAIGGSTKEVKGGLRLAATNYLGIFSGLNDGQSAADTDAQQRGLFAMTTEKKARRMADVTDGLSNTIVVAEYITGTQTDVRGCFITARAGCQFLQAKNTPNSSAPDELYSYASPKFCPDNDPFCTAVANNDTNHASSRSRHPSGVNVLNGDGSVHFVSESVALTIWQSSAWISDGEVVPGSL